The DNA sequence CCATTCACCTTATGATAAAATAGctaccatcttgagggggatGTTAGAGAGTTCCACATtgccaattaattttgagatggaactCCATTCACCTTATTCCAAATTCTAACACATACCGATTTGAATGCTCTGTTACTTGTGCAGGGTTTTGAAGCAGAAGCCCTTTTGTCCATAaacaataagaagaagaagagaagatgcAGCAGAGAAAATCAACATTTGGAAGGCCTACTGGAACGGATGGTTCCGATTTCTCCTACCGCATGGTCGTTGAATCTCGTGAGTTTCATCTACTATTTTTCAATCCTTTTTGTTCTATCTCATTAGACCCTTAGAAGCCCCAGACTTTGCCTCTAATGTaagcttttattattattattattattattattattattattatttatttgagttTGAATTTTAGGTTATCAAAGAGTAGCTGAAGGAAAGTCACGTTTCTCTAAGCTAATTTTTGTTCAGGTATATCAGAATAGCTTGCTTGTAATATCTGCTAATGGCTCTTATTTTTTCATTACTGAAATTTCATTAAGTAGCTGCCTAATTCTACTCTGCGTGGTATGTGTATTAGattttataaaccattcatttCTGTAAGTTTATGGAACAATTTTGTTCTGCTTAAAACTCAGGTCTTGTTAATGAGGAATGGGGTGTCTATGTAAATTCTGGTTTTCTCAGTTGTTCGAGCAagcatttaagaaattttaaatagatttaaATCAATAATCAATATTGCTatttaaaattctattttcCCTGACAATATAGATTAGCTAtcaactgaaaataaaataaattaattaattaaaaaagtggTTGATTGAATTAACCGTTATACACAGTCGTCCTCAGgacatttttatacttataatttacacattttgAACTGTAAAGCAGAACCCATCAATCTGTGTCAATGCTTATTGCTCCTTCATATTTTGGATAAATGCATCAATTGGCTATCTTGTTTTTTTTGGCTGggaataacttttttttttttcatgtctaCAAATAGTTTTCATTATCTACTGCAGGCTATTATCCAAATTATAGGAGCGTTGTATGCTGTTCTACGGACATCTTGGGAGGGAGGACCCAATAGGATCGCTATTTCATCTACTGCTGTTTGTTTGATTTCTCTATTTATTGGGGATTTAGGTTGTCAGTTGTTCCTGTAATTTATCTTGTTCTCGTTTTCAATTTATCGTTACATGTTTAACTATCGTttttactaaaatatttttttttccaaaacttgTGTCAAAGGACGAAGGCGTAGTCGTGCAAATCTGTTGAGATTTTACATGGTTGCATCATCTATCGCACTAATCGTATCCATTTATTGTGTTGCTAAGGACAATCTCACACTACAGGTAAGGTGGTTCTAtaattttaaatcttttttttttatccttaAGAGTAGAA is a window from the Cannabis sativa cultivar Pink pepper isolate KNU-18-1 chromosome 1, ASM2916894v1, whole genome shotgun sequence genome containing:
- the LOC115706611 gene encoding uncharacterized protein LOC115706611; translated protein: MQQRKSTFGRPTGTDGSDFSYRMVVESRYQRVAEGKSRFSKLIFVQAIIQIIGALYAVLRTSWEGGPNRIAISSTAVCLISLFIGDLGRRRSRANLLRFYMVASSIALIVSIYCVAKDNLTLQVLQDLSNWERHKFELLEISHAILGFSIQIFSVCTAVSLIRNMSPPKKAS